A window of the Malaclemys terrapin pileata isolate rMalTer1 chromosome 6, rMalTer1.hap1, whole genome shotgun sequence genome harbors these coding sequences:
- the TNFAIP8 gene encoding tumor necrosis factor alpha-induced protein 8 isoform X3, translated as MATDIFNSKNLAIQAQKKILGKMVSKSIATTLIDDTSSDVLDELYRVTREYTQNKKEAEKIIKNLIKTVIKLAILYRNNQFNQEEIALMEKFKKKVHQLAKTVVSFHQVDYTFDRIFLSKLLNDCREILHQIIQRHLTAKSHGRVNNVFDHFSDCEFLAALYNPFGPYKPHLQKLCDGVNKMLDEGNI; from the coding sequence tggccaCGGATATCTTCAACTCCAAAAACTTGGCCATTCAGGCCCAGAAGAAGATCCTTGGCAAAATGGTATCCAAATCAATAGCAACTACCTTGATAGATGACACCAGCAGTGATGTTTTAGATGAGCTCTACAGGGTGACAAGGGAATACACtcaaaacaagaaagaagcagaaaaaatcattaaaaatctCATCAAAACAGTCATCAAATTGGCAATTCTCTACAGGAATAACCAGTTTAATCAGGAAGAAATAGCACTGATGGAGAAGTTTAAGAAGAAGGTTCATCAGCTGGCTAAAACCGTGGTCAGTTTCCATCAGGTGGATTATACCTTTGACAGGATTTTTTTGTCCAAATTGTTGAATGATTGTAGAGAGATACTTCATCAAATCATCCAACGCCACCTAACTGCAAAATCACATGGACGTGTCAACAACGTGTTTGATCATTTCTCTGATTGTGAATTTTTGGCTGCCTTATACAATCCCTTCGGACCTTATAAGCCCCACTTGCAGAAACTCTGTGATGGTGTCAACAAAATGCTAGATGAGGGAAACATATAA
- the TNFAIP8 gene encoding tumor necrosis factor alpha-induced protein 8 isoform X2, producing MNMATDIFNSKNLAIQAQKKILGKMVSKSIATTLIDDTSSDVLDELYRVTREYTQNKKEAEKIIKNLIKTVIKLAILYRNNQFNQEEIALMEKFKKKVHQLAKTVVSFHQVDYTFDRIFLSKLLNDCREILHQIIQRHLTAKSHGRVNNVFDHFSDCEFLAALYNPFGPYKPHLQKLCDGVNKMLDEGNI from the coding sequence tggccaCGGATATCTTCAACTCCAAAAACTTGGCCATTCAGGCCCAGAAGAAGATCCTTGGCAAAATGGTATCCAAATCAATAGCAACTACCTTGATAGATGACACCAGCAGTGATGTTTTAGATGAGCTCTACAGGGTGACAAGGGAATACACtcaaaacaagaaagaagcagaaaaaatcattaaaaatctCATCAAAACAGTCATCAAATTGGCAATTCTCTACAGGAATAACCAGTTTAATCAGGAAGAAATAGCACTGATGGAGAAGTTTAAGAAGAAGGTTCATCAGCTGGCTAAAACCGTGGTCAGTTTCCATCAGGTGGATTATACCTTTGACAGGATTTTTTTGTCCAAATTGTTGAATGATTGTAGAGAGATACTTCATCAAATCATCCAACGCCACCTAACTGCAAAATCACATGGACGTGTCAACAACGTGTTTGATCATTTCTCTGATTGTGAATTTTTGGCTGCCTTATACAATCCCTTCGGACCTTATAAGCCCCACTTGCAGAAACTCTGTGATGGTGTCAACAAAATGCTAGATGAGGGAAACATATAA
- the TNFAIP8 gene encoding tumor necrosis factor alpha-induced protein 8 isoform X1, protein MSSEADESKEVATDIFNSKNLAIQAQKKILGKMVSKSIATTLIDDTSSDVLDELYRVTREYTQNKKEAEKIIKNLIKTVIKLAILYRNNQFNQEEIALMEKFKKKVHQLAKTVVSFHQVDYTFDRIFLSKLLNDCREILHQIIQRHLTAKSHGRVNNVFDHFSDCEFLAALYNPFGPYKPHLQKLCDGVNKMLDEGNI, encoded by the coding sequence tggccaCGGATATCTTCAACTCCAAAAACTTGGCCATTCAGGCCCAGAAGAAGATCCTTGGCAAAATGGTATCCAAATCAATAGCAACTACCTTGATAGATGACACCAGCAGTGATGTTTTAGATGAGCTCTACAGGGTGACAAGGGAATACACtcaaaacaagaaagaagcagaaaaaatcattaaaaatctCATCAAAACAGTCATCAAATTGGCAATTCTCTACAGGAATAACCAGTTTAATCAGGAAGAAATAGCACTGATGGAGAAGTTTAAGAAGAAGGTTCATCAGCTGGCTAAAACCGTGGTCAGTTTCCATCAGGTGGATTATACCTTTGACAGGATTTTTTTGTCCAAATTGTTGAATGATTGTAGAGAGATACTTCATCAAATCATCCAACGCCACCTAACTGCAAAATCACATGGACGTGTCAACAACGTGTTTGATCATTTCTCTGATTGTGAATTTTTGGCTGCCTTATACAATCCCTTCGGACCTTATAAGCCCCACTTGCAGAAACTCTGTGATGGTGTCAACAAAATGCTAGATGAGGGAAACATATAA